GGAACCGAGGCCATAGCAAGTGGCGGACCTTGCTTATAAAGCGATCCCACTTGACCGTTCACATAGGTCGGGTTATCATTTTGATCCAATACTTGTATTTCGTATATTCCGTTTAGAAAAACACCACTGTTTCCCCTGTGCTGTCCTTCCATTTGAACAGGTAAAGGAGAGCGCCATTCAATATGAAGCTGAATATCGCCAAAATTCTGCTTGGTCTGAATATCCCCGGTCTTATCATTTACCGTCATACTTCCGTCCTTATTCACATGCCACTTTGCGGCCGTACTGTCTCTGGAAGAAATCCAATTGTCCAAATTACTCCCATCAAATAATACGATTGCGTCACTAGGAGCCCCATTTTGGGAATATGGTTTCACCTCTTTCACTTTTGGCTCATAATACTCCGTTTCCTCAGGTTTGGTAGGTTCTGTTCCACTGTACTCCTCGTAGGTGATAACTTGGTCCTCGACCATAGCTTCTGGTTCTTTAGCTACCTCCTCAACCTTTTCCTGACAGGATATTATTAATAGGGAGGTTAAAATCCCTGTAAAATAAAATCGTTTCATTCTATAATAAGTATTGTTTAAAGTTCCTTTATTTTAATATTCTTAAATGCCACTCCGTTACCATGGTCCTGCAAAGCAATTTTACCTGTAGGGTATTTTCCAAATTGTTCCCAATTCGCAAATTTCGATTTAGAGACCATTTCTCCCCATTCCGGATCATTAACAGGAAAATCAACAACTTTGACCCCATTCAGCACTACATTACCTTCATTGGTTTTGTGGTTTACCGTAATTACCATGGTGTTCCATTCTCCAACGGGTTTAGTGACATCCTCGGTAGGTGATACCATATCATATAATGCTCCGGATTGATGGCTAGTTCCATTCTTTCCGTCTGGGTGGCCTTCATTGTCCAACACCTGTACTTCCGGACCTGTTAGATAAGGTTGTCCCAAACTATCTATTTCCTTTACGCCCCACATAACCCCACTGTTTCCACCTTCCGAGATTTTCCAATCCATGGACAAAACAAAATCGGTATACGTATTATCGCTTA
This window of the Maribacter cobaltidurans genome carries:
- a CDS encoding 3-keto-disaccharide hydrolase; the protein is MKRFYFTGILTSLLIISCQEKVEEVAKEPEAMVEDQVITYEEYSGTEPTKPEETEYYEPKVKEVKPYSQNGAPSDAIVLFDGSNLDNWISSRDSTAAKWHVNKDGSMTVNDKTGDIQTKQNFGDIQLHIEWRSPLPVQMEGQHRGNSGVFLNGIYEIQVLDQNDNPTYVNGQVGSLYKQGPPLAMASVPTGEWNVYDIIYHAPEFNADGGKIKSGTVTVLQNGVVIQDHTEIKGTTPYIGWPKNPPHGKGPILLQDHGDDSRVSYRNIWVREL
- a CDS encoding 3-keto-disaccharide hydrolase, whose translation is MKKILKTAVLALLIIGCKEAKKENTPAVEEMDETAEMASDNEWTSLFDGESFSGWHEYLKDNVTDNWKIEDGATVLYPPENHENGEQSNLVSDNTYTDFVLSMDWKISEGGNSGVMWGVKEIDSLGQPYLTGPEVQVLDNEGHPDGKNGTSHQSGALYDMVSPTEDVTKPVGEWNTMVITVNHKTNEGNVVLNGVKVVDFPVNDPEWGEMVSKSKFANWEQFGKYPTGKIALQDHGNGVAFKNIKIKEL